A window of the Gemmatirosa kalamazoonensis genome harbors these coding sequences:
- the glgB gene encoding 1,4-alpha-glucan branching protein GlgB, with translation MPAPPPTAMEIARLHAGELAEPHALLGAHPGVVDRLAGITIRAWHPDATRAECVLPNGSAVDMPMQARGLFGIFLPGETLPFRYRLRLHFHGGGTWEHDDPYRFLPTLGDVDVHLFNEGTHRRLWEKFGAHHREVDGVPGVAFAVWAPNARRVSVVGPFNNWDGRVYPMRRLGASGVWELFVPELGPGTLYKYELLTREGTPRLKTDPFAQMMEQAPATASIVVPEGRYTWGDDGWLKARAARDPVHEPMSIYEVHLGSWARVPEDGCRPLSYREIAPKLAEHVKKLGFTHVEFLPVGEHPFYGSWGYQVTGFFAPTSRYGTPDEFRYLVDTLHQAGIGVILDWVPAHFPKDDYALRRFDGTALYEHEDPRLGEHPDWGTLIFNYGRLEVRNYLLANALFWLDEFHIDGLRVDAVASMLYLDYSRSPGQWLRNRYGGRENLDAIDFLRAVNHAVRTEHPGCMTIAEESTAWPGVTKPVGEGGLGFTFKWNMGWMHDTLKYFSVDPVYRSYHQDQLTFAMMYEYSERFIMPLSHDEVVHLKGSLLQKMPGDPWQKFANLRLLLAYQFTRPGKKLLFMGTELAPGGEWNHDQSLDWHLLGDPMRQSFYRFMEALGALYRDNALFWRRDADWTGFKWIDVGDRQNSVVSYIRCDGPAHAVIVLNLTPVPRERYRIGVPGTHAYRLALSSDDARFGGSGYGQRDRLEVQAVPFHGHEHSVELTLPPLGALVLLPEDAPPAAPTTDDAEPALAVRTEGEAGQEAGGPAHG, from the coding sequence ATGCCCGCGCCGCCGCCGACCGCGATGGAGATCGCGCGGCTGCACGCCGGAGAGCTGGCGGAGCCGCACGCGCTGCTCGGCGCGCATCCCGGCGTCGTGGACCGGCTCGCGGGGATCACGATCCGCGCATGGCACCCCGACGCGACGCGCGCCGAGTGCGTGCTGCCTAACGGATCCGCGGTCGACATGCCGATGCAGGCGCGCGGGCTGTTCGGCATCTTCCTCCCCGGCGAGACGCTGCCGTTCCGCTACCGGCTGCGCCTGCACTTCCACGGCGGCGGCACGTGGGAGCACGACGATCCGTACCGCTTCCTCCCGACGTTGGGCGACGTCGACGTGCACCTGTTCAACGAGGGCACGCACCGCCGGCTGTGGGAGAAGTTCGGCGCGCACCACCGTGAGGTCGACGGCGTCCCGGGGGTCGCGTTCGCGGTGTGGGCGCCGAACGCCCGGCGCGTGAGCGTGGTCGGCCCGTTCAACAACTGGGATGGCCGCGTCTACCCGATGCGGCGACTCGGCGCGTCGGGCGTGTGGGAGCTGTTCGTGCCGGAGCTCGGCCCGGGGACGCTGTACAAGTACGAGCTGCTCACGCGCGAGGGCACTCCGCGTCTCAAGACGGATCCGTTCGCGCAGATGATGGAGCAGGCGCCCGCCACCGCGTCCATCGTCGTGCCCGAGGGTCGCTACACGTGGGGCGACGACGGGTGGCTGAAGGCGCGCGCCGCGCGCGATCCGGTGCACGAGCCGATGTCGATCTATGAGGTGCACCTCGGCTCGTGGGCGCGCGTGCCGGAGGACGGCTGCCGTCCGCTCTCGTATCGAGAGATCGCGCCGAAGCTCGCCGAGCACGTGAAGAAGCTCGGCTTCACGCACGTCGAGTTCCTGCCGGTCGGCGAGCACCCGTTCTACGGCTCGTGGGGCTATCAGGTCACGGGCTTCTTCGCGCCGACGTCGCGCTACGGCACGCCCGACGAGTTCCGCTACCTCGTCGACACGCTGCACCAGGCGGGAATCGGCGTCATCCTCGACTGGGTGCCGGCGCACTTCCCGAAGGACGACTACGCGCTGCGCCGCTTCGACGGCACCGCGCTGTACGAGCACGAGGATCCGCGGCTCGGCGAGCATCCGGACTGGGGCACGCTGATCTTCAACTACGGCCGCCTCGAGGTCCGAAACTACCTGCTGGCGAACGCGCTGTTCTGGCTCGACGAGTTCCACATCGACGGCCTGCGCGTGGACGCCGTCGCGTCGATGCTGTACCTCGACTACAGCCGCTCGCCGGGCCAGTGGCTCCGCAACCGCTACGGCGGCCGCGAGAACCTCGACGCGATCGACTTCCTGCGCGCGGTGAACCACGCGGTGCGCACCGAGCACCCGGGGTGCATGACGATCGCCGAGGAGTCCACGGCGTGGCCCGGGGTGACGAAGCCGGTCGGCGAGGGAGGGCTCGGCTTCACGTTCAAGTGGAACATGGGGTGGATGCACGACACCCTGAAGTACTTCTCGGTCGACCCGGTGTACCGCTCGTACCATCAGGACCAGCTGACGTTCGCGATGATGTACGAGTACAGCGAGCGATTCATCATGCCGCTGTCGCACGACGAGGTGGTGCACCTCAAGGGATCGCTGCTGCAGAAGATGCCGGGCGATCCGTGGCAGAAGTTCGCGAACCTGCGCCTCCTGCTCGCGTACCAGTTCACGCGGCCGGGGAAGAAGCTGCTGTTCATGGGCACCGAGCTCGCGCCGGGCGGCGAGTGGAACCACGACCAGAGCCTCGACTGGCACCTGCTCGGCGACCCGATGCGGCAGTCGTTCTATCGCTTCATGGAGGCGTTGGGCGCGCTGTACCGCGACAACGCGCTGTTCTGGCGACGCGACGCGGACTGGACCGGCTTCAAGTGGATCGACGTCGGCGACCGGCAGAACTCCGTCGTGTCGTACATCCGCTGCGACGGGCCGGCGCACGCGGTGATCGTGCTCAACCTCACGCCGGTGCCGCGCGAGCGATATCGGATCGGCGTGCCGGGGACGCACGCATACCGGCTCGCGCTCTCGTCCGACGACGCGCGGTTCGGCGGCAGCGGCTACGGGCAGCGCGATCGCCTCGAGGTGCAGGCGGTGCCGTTCCACGGGCACGAGCACAGCGTGGAGCTCACGCTGCCGCCGTTAGGCGCGCTCGTGCTGCTGCCGGAAGATGCGCCGCCCGCCGCGCCGACGACCGATGACGCGGAACCCGCGCTCGCCGTGCGCACCGAGGGGGAGGCGGGTCAGGAAGCGGGGGGCCCGGCGCACGGATGA
- the malQ gene encoding 4-alpha-glucanotransferase yields the protein MTDASPLARLADAVGILPEYVDQTGERHTTGDESRRALLAALGHDAPDDDAARALLDELAHERRTRLLARVRVARADEGEVVELTLGGHGGREAEWRVEITYEGGGARVEEGRTRVEHDGSLAVVLAPPDEARLGYHTVRATARVDGATLAGEQRLIVVPPRCPDPASLLRAQRVFGVTANLYTVRSARNWGVGDLSDLATLLEYAAGTGAAFVGVNPLHALRNAEGDVSPYSPVSRLYRNPLYLDVEAVPEFASAGLDETAHGPELRRLRDADLVDYDAVMALKMPALETLHRVFRARRRTKRRADYAAWVEREGQALESFARFRALDEHFRAGGAGWWREWPDEFRDARSGAVEAFAREHEERVDLHRWLQFELDRQLAEAARRGRVAGMPIGLYQDLAIGTSPAGSDVWAQPELFVTGVSVGAPPDPLGPEGQNWGLPPLHPAAMRADGYRYWAALLRNAMRHSGALRLDHVLGLFRQFWIPEGMSGAEGAYVRFPTDDLLGVLALEATRAGALVVGEDLGTVPPEVPPTLARWGVLSSKVLYFEREEGGRFRPPRRYPRGALATANTHDLAPLAGWWHGRDVALRREVGLLRDEAAHDDALRERACDRAALLALLVDEGLLDDDEANRDPDAVSEIDVRAAVHALLRRSPSWLVGLSLDDLVGETEPVNMPGVGQDKYPCWRRRLSLSLEQLATDAPARRALGADRAWVP from the coding sequence ATGACGGATGCATCGCCGCTCGCGCGGCTCGCCGACGCGGTCGGCATCCTGCCGGAGTACGTGGATCAGACGGGCGAGCGGCACACGACGGGCGACGAATCGCGGCGCGCGCTGCTCGCGGCGCTCGGCCACGACGCGCCGGACGACGACGCGGCGCGCGCGCTGCTCGACGAGCTCGCGCACGAGCGCCGCACGCGTCTGCTCGCGCGGGTGCGCGTGGCGCGCGCCGACGAAGGCGAGGTCGTCGAGCTGACGCTCGGCGGCCACGGCGGCCGCGAGGCCGAGTGGCGCGTGGAGATCACGTACGAGGGTGGCGGCGCGCGCGTCGAAGAGGGGCGCACACGCGTCGAGCACGATGGATCGCTCGCGGTGGTTCTCGCGCCGCCGGACGAGGCGCGGCTCGGCTACCACACCGTGCGCGCCACCGCGCGCGTCGACGGCGCGACGCTCGCCGGCGAGCAGCGGCTCATCGTGGTGCCACCGCGCTGTCCCGACCCGGCGTCGCTGCTGCGCGCGCAGCGCGTATTCGGCGTGACCGCGAACCTCTACACCGTGCGCAGCGCGCGGAACTGGGGCGTCGGCGATCTCTCCGACCTCGCGACGCTGTTGGAGTACGCGGCGGGAACGGGCGCCGCGTTCGTCGGCGTGAATCCGCTGCACGCGCTGCGCAACGCCGAAGGCGACGTCAGCCCGTACAGCCCCGTGAGCCGGCTCTATCGCAACCCGTTGTACCTCGACGTGGAAGCGGTGCCGGAGTTCGCGAGCGCGGGGCTCGACGAGACGGCGCACGGGCCCGAGCTGCGCCGGCTGCGTGACGCGGACCTCGTGGACTACGACGCCGTCATGGCGCTCAAGATGCCCGCGCTCGAGACGCTGCACCGCGTCTTCCGCGCGCGCCGCCGCACGAAGCGCCGCGCCGACTACGCCGCGTGGGTGGAGCGCGAGGGGCAGGCACTGGAGAGCTTCGCGCGGTTTCGTGCGCTCGACGAGCACTTCCGCGCCGGCGGCGCCGGGTGGTGGCGCGAGTGGCCCGACGAGTTCCGCGACGCGCGCTCCGGCGCGGTGGAGGCGTTCGCGCGCGAGCACGAGGAGCGCGTCGATCTGCACCGCTGGCTGCAGTTCGAGCTCGATCGACAGCTCGCCGAGGCGGCGCGGCGCGGGCGCGTCGCGGGGATGCCGATCGGGCTCTATCAGGATCTCGCGATCGGCACGTCGCCCGCGGGCAGCGACGTGTGGGCGCAGCCGGAGCTGTTCGTCACGGGCGTGAGCGTCGGCGCGCCGCCGGATCCGTTAGGCCCGGAGGGACAGAACTGGGGGCTGCCGCCGCTGCATCCCGCCGCGATGCGCGCCGACGGCTACCGCTACTGGGCCGCGCTGCTGCGCAACGCGATGCGCCACAGCGGCGCCCTGCGCCTCGATCACGTGCTCGGCCTGTTCCGGCAGTTCTGGATCCCCGAGGGGATGAGCGGCGCCGAGGGCGCGTACGTGCGCTTCCCGACGGACGATCTGCTCGGCGTCCTCGCGCTCGAGGCGACGCGGGCGGGCGCGCTCGTCGTCGGGGAGGACCTCGGCACCGTGCCGCCCGAGGTGCCGCCGACGCTCGCGCGGTGGGGCGTGCTGTCGTCGAAGGTGCTCTACTTCGAGCGCGAGGAGGGCGGGCGCTTCCGTCCGCCGCGGCGCTATCCGCGCGGCGCGCTCGCGACCGCCAACACGCACGACCTCGCGCCGCTCGCCGGATGGTGGCACGGCCGCGACGTGGCGCTCCGCCGCGAGGTCGGCTTGCTGCGGGACGAGGCCGCGCACGACGACGCGCTGCGCGAGCGCGCGTGCGACCGCGCGGCGCTGCTCGCGCTGCTCGTCGACGAGGGACTGCTCGACGACGACGAGGCGAACCGCGATCCGGACGCGGTCTCCGAGATCGACGTGCGCGCCGCGGTGCACGCGCTGCTCCGTCGCTCGCCGTCGTGGCTCGTCGGCCTGTCGCTCGACGACCTCGTGGGCGAGACGGAGCCGGTGAACATGCCGGGCGTGGGGCAGGACAAGTACCCGTGCTGGCGCCGGAGGCTCTCGCTCTCGCTCGAGCAGCTCGCCACCGATGCGCCGGCGCGCCGCGCGCTCGGCGCCGACCGCGCGTGGGTGCCGTGA
- the glgP gene encoding alpha-glucan family phosphorylase, whose protein sequence is MATGSIPAVAYFSMEICLEEAIPTYSGGLGVLAGDTLRSAADLGAPIVGVTLAHRKGYFRQHLDADGVQTESAWNWNPETRLPPVPHAVTVEVEGRPVRVRAWRYDIRGVSDHVVPVYLLDTDLPENSDYDRSLTDTLYGGDNRYRLCQEVVLGMGGAALLAALDHDGQYHINEGHAALLCLWLLDRRLAERGASVSEVGVDDVEAVERRCIFTTHTPVPAGHDRFPMALVREVLGERAALLDSAGLWEGEELNMTRLALRCSRFINGVALRHQEVSQEMFPEFPIGAITNGVHATTWTSAPFRDLFDRHIPQWRRDNQYLRYALTIPLDDIREAHAAAKQAMLDEVARRTGQTLDPKVFTIGFARRSTPYKRADLIFSDLDRLRSIVRHVGPVQIVFGGKAHPRDEAGKFLIRRVHEAAHALGDALRVVYVENYEMQLGHLLTSGSDVWLNNPMKPLEASGTSGMKAALNGVPSLSVLDGWWIEGCLEGTTGWAIGPDAKLPQDPSQDIPELYYQLERVVLPLYYGLPYRYAEVMRNAIAINGSFFNTQRMVSQYIQNAYAPGGSSPALLTASR, encoded by the coding sequence ATGGCAACGGGCTCGATCCCGGCCGTCGCCTACTTCTCCATGGAGATCTGCCTCGAAGAGGCGATCCCCACGTACAGCGGGGGCCTCGGTGTCCTCGCCGGCGACACGCTGCGCTCCGCAGCGGACCTTGGCGCGCCGATCGTCGGCGTGACGCTCGCGCATCGCAAGGGCTACTTCCGCCAGCATCTCGACGCCGACGGCGTGCAGACGGAGAGCGCCTGGAACTGGAATCCCGAGACGCGTCTGCCGCCGGTGCCGCACGCGGTGACGGTGGAGGTCGAGGGGCGTCCGGTGCGCGTGCGCGCGTGGCGCTACGACATCCGCGGCGTGAGCGACCACGTCGTGCCGGTGTACCTGCTCGACACCGACCTGCCGGAGAACTCGGACTACGACCGGTCGCTCACCGACACGCTGTACGGCGGCGACAACCGCTACCGCCTTTGTCAGGAGGTCGTGCTCGGGATGGGTGGCGCCGCGCTGCTCGCCGCGCTGGACCACGACGGGCAGTACCACATCAACGAGGGACACGCCGCGCTGCTCTGCCTCTGGCTGCTCGACCGCCGGCTGGCCGAGCGCGGCGCCAGCGTGTCCGAGGTCGGCGTCGACGACGTCGAGGCGGTGGAGCGGCGCTGCATCTTCACGACGCACACGCCGGTGCCCGCCGGACACGATCGCTTCCCGATGGCGCTCGTGCGCGAGGTGCTCGGCGAGCGCGCGGCGCTGCTGGACTCGGCCGGGCTGTGGGAGGGTGAGGAGCTGAACATGACGCGCCTCGCGCTCCGCTGCTCGCGCTTCATCAACGGCGTGGCGCTGCGGCACCAGGAGGTGTCGCAGGAGATGTTCCCCGAGTTCCCGATCGGCGCCATCACGAACGGCGTGCACGCGACGACGTGGACGTCGGCACCGTTCCGCGACCTGTTCGATCGCCACATCCCGCAGTGGCGGCGCGACAACCAGTACCTGCGCTACGCGCTCACGATCCCGCTCGACGACATCCGCGAGGCGCACGCCGCCGCGAAGCAGGCGATGCTCGACGAGGTCGCGCGGCGCACCGGCCAGACGCTCGACCCGAAGGTGTTCACGATCGGCTTCGCGCGCCGGTCCACGCCGTACAAGCGCGCGGACCTGATCTTCTCCGATCTCGACCGGCTCCGCTCGATCGTTAGGCACGTGGGCCCGGTGCAGATCGTGTTCGGCGGCAAGGCGCATCCGCGCGACGAGGCGGGGAAGTTCCTCATCCGCCGCGTCCACGAGGCGGCGCACGCGCTCGGCGACGCGCTCCGCGTGGTGTACGTGGAGAACTACGAGATGCAGCTCGGGCACCTGCTGACGTCGGGCTCCGACGTGTGGCTGAACAACCCGATGAAGCCGCTCGAGGCGTCGGGCACGAGCGGCATGAAAGCGGCGCTCAACGGCGTGCCGAGCCTCTCGGTCCTCGACGGCTGGTGGATCGAGGGGTGCCTGGAGGGGACGACTGGCTGGGCGATCGGGCCCGATGCGAAGCTGCCCCAGGACCCGTCGCAGGACATCCCGGAGCTGTACTACCAGCTCGAGCGCGTCGTGCTGCCGCTCTACTACGGGCTGCCGTACCGCTACGCGGAGGTCATGCGCAACGCGATCGCCATCAACGGATCGTTCTTCAACACGCAGCGCATGGTGTCGCAGTACATCCAGAACGCGTACGCGCCCGGAGGCTCCTCGCCGGCGCTGCTGACGGCGTCGCGGTAG
- the treY gene encoding malto-oligosyltrehalose synthase — translation MGAVTAVPNGAPPLTATYRLQLHAGFGFDDARAIVPYVARLGASHLYLSPVTAARPGSRHGYDVADPRAANPELGGDAAFRALCDAAHAEGLGVLVDIVPNHMGVGPANPFWMDVLRWGRDSRFAGVFDVDWSVPGREGLLVLPVLGDDLAAVLDRRELKLDWRDDEFRFVYFEHEWPVDPRTVHRVFAFEHTQELSPKGRNQVVALRDALFPEGGASLDEASASRAAQSLADAVRGSAELRAYVDHVLAQFADGEAGRYRVEALLQLQNWRAVHWRRGPREINYRRFFDIGELAAVRAEDPAVFAVTHQWILDRVAEGLVDGLRVDHVDGLRDPRGYLERLRGAVDERRPGEALPILVEKILSPDEHLPPAWTTDGTTGYEYLNDLESVFVDPDGAAALEAAYRKLLRLRTDRGGFHDVAARGKEHVLRHAFDTDVRRLVRHLERAARGVAPRLPRAALQEAVVQTIVGLPVYRTYLRVGDDGTLDASPEDFRWIGETLARAFGHGAADRFALQFVADVLRGEWSGKPDVSERARRAAAEFVLRFQQTSGPATAKGVEDTALYRWFPLASLCEVGGEPSRPLADAVGRLHAGNVERLMAWPRQLLAVETHDTKRSADVRARLDALSEIAPEWTRLVARWRRRHAPLHRLVNRRGAPDANAEYLLYQTLVGVWPLGGPADDAERASLKERVTTYMRKAAREAKAQTSWTDADAQYEQGLDAFVAALVEGQAGDAFREELGRLVEWIARAGWWTSLARTVIQTASPGTPDTYQGGELWALALVDPDNRRPVDFARRAELLDALDAEDWSAPDAAAARLLDGPGDGRLKLHVLRTMLRLRREEPALFAAGAYRPIEVIGAAARHVVAFAREGEGRGLVVVAPRLPLGLRRDGAIPVGSAVWGDTTLLLPESAGGRRVLDRFTGTVHTPDGARLGVGVALGVLPVACLAW, via the coding sequence GTGGGTGCCGTGACGGCGGTGCCTAACGGGGCGCCGCCGCTCACGGCGACGTACCGGCTGCAGCTCCACGCGGGCTTCGGCTTCGACGACGCGCGCGCGATCGTGCCCTACGTCGCGCGGCTCGGCGCGTCGCACCTGTATCTGTCGCCCGTCACCGCCGCGCGGCCGGGGAGCCGGCACGGCTACGACGTCGCGGACCCGCGCGCCGCGAACCCGGAGCTCGGCGGCGACGCGGCGTTCCGCGCGCTGTGCGATGCCGCGCACGCCGAGGGGCTCGGTGTGCTCGTCGACATCGTGCCGAACCACATGGGCGTCGGCCCGGCGAATCCGTTCTGGATGGACGTGCTGCGCTGGGGGCGCGACTCGCGCTTCGCCGGCGTGTTCGACGTCGACTGGAGCGTGCCCGGTCGCGAGGGCCTGCTCGTGCTGCCGGTGCTCGGCGACGATCTCGCGGCGGTCCTCGATCGCCGGGAGCTGAAGCTCGACTGGCGCGACGACGAGTTCCGGTTCGTGTACTTCGAGCACGAGTGGCCCGTCGATCCGCGTACCGTGCACCGCGTGTTCGCGTTCGAGCACACGCAGGAGCTGTCGCCCAAGGGCCGCAACCAGGTCGTCGCGCTGCGCGACGCGCTGTTCCCCGAAGGCGGCGCGTCGCTCGACGAGGCGAGCGCGTCGCGCGCCGCGCAGTCGCTCGCCGACGCGGTGCGCGGCTCCGCGGAGCTGCGCGCGTACGTCGACCACGTGCTGGCGCAGTTCGCGGACGGCGAGGCGGGACGGTATCGCGTGGAGGCGCTGCTCCAGCTCCAGAACTGGCGCGCCGTGCACTGGCGACGTGGTCCGCGCGAGATCAACTATCGCCGCTTCTTCGACATCGGCGAGCTGGCTGCGGTGCGCGCCGAAGACCCCGCGGTGTTCGCCGTCACGCACCAGTGGATCCTCGACCGCGTGGCCGAGGGGCTCGTCGACGGACTGCGTGTCGATCACGTGGACGGGCTGCGGGATCCGCGGGGCTATCTCGAGCGGCTGCGCGGCGCGGTCGACGAGCGGCGTCCCGGCGAGGCGCTGCCGATCCTCGTCGAGAAGATCCTCTCGCCCGACGAGCACCTGCCGCCCGCGTGGACCACCGACGGCACCACGGGCTACGAGTATCTGAACGACCTCGAGTCGGTGTTCGTCGATCCGGACGGCGCGGCGGCGCTGGAGGCGGCGTACCGCAAGCTGCTGCGGCTTCGCACCGACCGCGGCGGGTTCCACGATGTCGCGGCGCGCGGCAAGGAGCACGTGCTGCGTCACGCGTTCGACACCGACGTGCGCCGCCTCGTTAGGCACCTGGAGCGGGCGGCGCGCGGCGTAGCGCCGCGGCTGCCGCGCGCCGCGCTGCAGGAGGCGGTCGTGCAGACGATCGTCGGTCTGCCGGTGTATCGCACGTACCTGCGCGTCGGCGACGACGGCACGCTGGACGCGTCGCCCGAGGACTTCCGGTGGATCGGCGAGACGCTCGCGCGCGCGTTCGGCCACGGCGCCGCGGACCGCTTCGCGCTGCAGTTCGTCGCCGACGTGCTGCGCGGGGAGTGGTCGGGCAAGCCCGACGTCTCGGAGCGCGCGCGCCGCGCGGCGGCGGAGTTCGTGCTCCGGTTCCAGCAGACGAGCGGCCCGGCGACGGCGAAGGGCGTCGAGGACACGGCGCTCTATCGCTGGTTCCCGCTCGCGTCGCTGTGCGAGGTCGGCGGCGAGCCGTCGCGGCCGCTCGCCGATGCGGTCGGCCGCCTGCATGCGGGCAACGTCGAGCGTCTCATGGCGTGGCCGCGGCAGCTGCTCGCCGTCGAGACCCACGACACGAAGCGCAGCGCCGACGTCCGCGCGCGTCTCGACGCGCTGAGCGAGATCGCGCCCGAGTGGACGCGGCTCGTCGCGCGGTGGCGGCGTCGGCATGCGCCGCTGCACCGTCTCGTCAACCGCCGCGGCGCGCCCGACGCGAACGCCGAGTACCTGCTGTATCAGACGCTGGTCGGCGTGTGGCCGTTAGGCGGCCCGGCCGACGACGCCGAGCGCGCGTCGCTGAAGGAGCGCGTCACGACGTACATGCGGAAGGCGGCGCGCGAGGCGAAGGCGCAGACGTCGTGGACCGACGCGGACGCGCAGTACGAGCAGGGGCTCGACGCGTTCGTCGCCGCGCTCGTCGAGGGCCAGGCGGGCGACGCGTTCCGCGAGGAGCTCGGTCGGCTCGTGGAGTGGATCGCGCGCGCCGGCTGGTGGACGTCGCTCGCGCGCACCGTGATCCAGACGGCGAGCCCCGGCACGCCCGACACCTATCAGGGCGGCGAGCTGTGGGCGCTCGCGCTCGTCGATCCCGACAACCGACGCCCGGTGGACTTCGCGCGCCGCGCCGAGCTGCTCGACGCGCTGGACGCCGAGGACTGGTCGGCGCCCGACGCGGCAGCCGCGCGACTGCTCGACGGGCCCGGTGACGGGCGGCTCAAGCTCCATGTGCTGCGCACGATGCTGCGACTGCGGCGCGAGGAGCCGGCGCTGTTCGCGGCCGGCGCGTACCGGCCGATCGAGGTGATCGGCGCCGCGGCGCGCCACGTCGTGGCATTCGCGCGCGAGGGGGAAGGGCGGGGCCTCGTCGTCGTCGCGCCGCGCCTCCCGCTCGGCCTGCGGCGCGATGGCGCGATCCCGGTGGGATCGGCTGTCTGGGGGGACACCACGCTTCTGCTTCCGGAGTCCGCCGGCGGTCGCCGCGTGCTCGACCGCTTCACCGGTACGGTGCATACCCCGGATGGCGCGCGGCTGGGGGTGGGCGTCGCGCTCGGCGTTCTTCCCGTGGCGTGCCTCGCATGGTGA